TAGAAACcacccagctgctgtggctcttcctgcttcttcagcagcttcaggcAGTCTCCAAGCCTTGCAGTTTCCACTTTCAGCAGGAaatcctctcccctcctgctgattttctgcagccctgctggtatccaggatggagagagaagagCCTGAGATGCTGGGCAGTGAGGTGGAGCAGATGGGTGGAAGAGGTGAGTTctcagaagggaggagagggaattgCTCCCTGTTGATGAGAAAAATGCATCTGGCTCCTGCTATGGAAGGATCAAAGCACCTGGGGCTtggcccagggctgcagccccctcagctgagctcctggTGCTTGTCTGTAGAGCCACCACCAGGCACCTGAGCTGCCACCTGGGCTCCCTCCATGTGCCCACAGGACTTTGGGGCCACAGGTTGCTGGTCCTGGGGTGATGCCtaccccagcctgctctgggccCTGCTGTGCTCTTGCAGCACTAGAAACAGCCAAACTCAGCTCCTgtggctgcacagcagaggtgcaTTCATCCACCCAGGGCCATCCTCCTCCAGGAAACTCAGATCTCCTTGGCCAGCAGCCACCTGGAAGTTCCTGGGGCAGGatcaggggcaggggcaggagcaggatcaggggcaggggcaggagcaggggcaggggcaggaacaggagcaggggcaggggcaggggcaggggcaggaacaggagcaggggcaggggcaggggcaggggaaggggcaggggcaggagcaggggcaggggcaggggtaggggcaggggcaggggcaggagcaggggcaggggtaggggcaggggcaggggtaggggcaggggcaggggcaggagcaggggcaggggcaggggcaggggcaggggtaggggcaggggcaggggcaggaacaggggcaggggcaggggtaggggcaggggcaggggcaggggcaggggcaggggcaggagcaggggcaggggcaggggtaggggcaggggcaggggcaggagcaggggcaggggcaggggcaggggcaggggtaggggcaggggcaggggcaggggcaggggtaggggcaggagcaggggcaggggcaggggcaggagcaggggcaggggcaggagcaggggcaggggcaggggtagGGGCAGGGgtaggggcaggggcaggggcagggccaaGGCTGGGGCAGTCCAGCATGAGAGGAATTTCCACCCCACGCTGGGAAGCCCcgggcaggagagaggaaattGCTGTGTTCCTTCCCTTGCTGGGGTGGATGGAGCCCTGATGTACCCTGGGGCCACCTGTCctgagcagcttctcctcctctgtccccagctgatGTGATCCTGGACCCGGACActgccaaccccctgctggtgctggcagaggcCGGCAGGGCCGTGTGGCGCGGCGccagctggagcctgctgccCGACTGCCCCCAGCGCTTCGACACCGAGCCCTGCgtgctgggctgccctgcctTCAGCTCGGGCACGCACTGCTGGCAGGTGGAGGTGGCCGAGGCCGGCGACTGGTGGGCTGTGGGAGTGGCCCTGGACTCTGTCAGGAGGAAAGGGGTCCTCAGGTTTGCCCCCCAGGAGGGCATCTGGGCCGTGGGGCAGTGGTTTGGGCAGTACCTTGCTTTCACCGACCCTGACTGGACCCCCCTGAGCCTTGCCCGCAGTCCCAGGGCCGTCcaggtctgcctggacctcaccACGGGGCAGGTGACCTTTGCTGATGCTGAGAACCGAGCGCAGCTCTTcgctttctgcctggccgccgGCCCCGGGGCCGCCCTCCGCCCGTGGCTCTGGGTGGGGATGGACTCCTGGCTCAGGCTGTGTCCCTGATGTCCAGggagccagggtggtgctgggggacactgCAAAGCTGAACATCAGCAGCCTGGGTCttggtgctgggcactgggagtGTCTTGCATCCTGCCAGCTTCTTCTGGCCACCAAGTGGGAGATGGAGACCACCAAagagcctcctccctgccctctgccctgcagctgggactgCAGACAGCACCGAGGCTCAGTGTGTGGAGGAGCTTGGTGCcaggtggcagggaggtggcattGAGAGCTGGGGCACTGCAGACCTGCCCTGCACAAGGCCATGGCTCCTCAGGAGGGCTGCAGTGGTGTCCATGGCTCTTtgcagctgagctcagtggTGAAAATAAAGCCCCCAGAGAGcagtgggtgctggagcccatGATAGCTCTTATCTGCCCctggcatccacagcctctcttggCCTGATGCCCACTGCTCACTGATGTGCACTgagcacatctctgggcaggGCACCACAGGACGAGGCAGGGGTGTCTGAagtccagaggagaggcagTTGCCACAGATCTGTTCTCTGGTCTCCCCCatcagtctcctcctcctcagagcagACTGGAGGAGCCCAGGTGGAAAGGGCCTGCAGCCATCCCCTGGTCCAACTGTGTGACCAGTCCAGGGCTGACCAGGCTCAAGCTGTTATTAAGGGCATGGTCCAAATGCCtcttcagccctgccaggcttgGGGCATGGACCACCTCTTGAGCAAGCCTGTCCCAGGGTCTGACCACCCTCTTGGGAAAGGAactcctcctcatgttgtgtCTGGGCCTCTCCTGGCTCAGCTTTGAACCATTCCCAGGGGCTCTGTCCCTGGCTCCCAGGGGGAagagctcagcacctccctctccacagccccaggaagctgcagagagcgaGGAGGgcactcagcctccttttctgcaaatGAGACCAACCCAgagtgctcagctgctgctcagagttcATCTcccacctgcagagcagctccagagagctgGGAAATGACATTGAAAGGACAGGCAGCAGTCCCCACTCCCAGGGAGCCTGCTTTATCCTCTCCTGCCACTCCTGTTCTCAGGAGAAGAAAGGTCAATGGAGGTGAAGAAGAACTGCCTGGGTCCCACAGGTGtcttctccagccacactgctggATGGACCTCTCAGTTGTCACCTTTGTgttggcagcagggcacagggattGGTCTCCCTGGTGTGCTACAGTGGCTGGAAAGAGTTGCAGCCCTGGGTCAGGCACAgacaccctgccctggcaccagggGTGGGCTTCCCaccctccctggcactgtgtggGCACAGGGGACACCCCACTGGGCTCTGCACATTCGTGGggccagccagccaggagagcaaTCCTGGAGACCATCCAAGGATGGTCCAGGCAggatcagctccagctgctggcagagcagccccacagaggCAGTGTGAGGTAAGGGAAAGCAGCACAAACTTGCTCCATGTGCTGCCCATGTCCTAGTGGGCACAGCTCaatgctgtccctgcccagctcagtccctgctcactgaggcactttctgcagctcagggcaggtttgcacagccaggggcagctcctggcactgagAACCCTGATGGGCagagttcctgccaagggctgggcttaGACTTGCTTCTGagcagaccaagggcactgccacagcttgtgccccaccctggggggcaggaaggcagaggtggcagctgtggccaggacagctgaccctcAACTGCCCACCAAGggactgcagcccatggagggcaTCTTTaggagagagctgagggatcaccaagtccagcctctGTTTCAGGGACCACTGTCCCAgggggactctgtcccttctgccttccatcctgaCCCCTGTGCTGCCAAATCCAGCTCCAgaatgcagctcctggctctggctcccacctgctgctgtgtccagtctggggcttgcccagtgcctgcccccagcatcagtggtgctgGTGAGGTCTCTGGCACCAGGGGCTGGGTCCAGtctggtttattttgttgttattgtttccATTAAAGCTGTTGAATTTTCTCTCCCAGCCcaaca
The DNA window shown above is from Dryobates pubescens isolate bDryPub1 chromosome 31, bDryPub1.pri, whole genome shotgun sequence and carries:
- the LOC128898782 gene encoding thaicobrin-like, whose protein sequence is MEREEPEMLGSEVEQMGGRADVILDPDTANPLLVLAEAGRAVWRGASWSLLPDCPQRFDTEPCVLGCPAFSSGTHCWQVEVAEAGDWWAVGVALDSVRRKGVLRFAPQEGIWAVGQWFGQYLAFTDPDWTPLSLARSPRAVQVCLDLTTGQVTFADAENRAQLFAFCLAAGPGAALRPWLWVGMDSWLRLCP